A single region of the Anomaloglossus baeobatrachus isolate aAnoBae1 chromosome 2, aAnoBae1.hap1, whole genome shotgun sequence genome encodes:
- the LOC142291426 gene encoding uncharacterized protein LOC142291426: MAYYNKEDFVRELLDLYQSLPCLWRIKSTEYSDRIKKQAAYAQLVDLFKKHSGGEAVDVKVVKKKIQGLRTVYKKEANKVDKSKKSGAGTDQVYVSPLWYFNLLEFTRDQELPRMMESSYQRNVDLEADIENDDIPIDDNTSAVVDNPQTDMVRPQLNENPTTSSEPIVEDNEAPAPSGEMRRRQLRKKKANTPVTSAEFYSLATQLLSQPKSTPVDSFAAFASDRLCKLDSTQREQAERLMLEVLRKAGRGELDDNDTICKKNQSHDSNTWIPRQPLQSTPNRMHPPRLQLDHPPQYPPPQYPPPQFPPPHYPRYSNDSFLSQLSSPTRPEYVHQYEDGH, encoded by the exons atggcttattataacaaagaagactttgtgcgtgagctgtTGGATTTGTAtcaatcactgccctgcttgtggagaatcaaatccacagaatattcagacagaataaaaaaacaagccgcctatgcccaactggtggatctttttaaaaaacacagtggaggcgaggcggtggatgtcaaagtagtaaaaaagaagatccaaggcttgaggactgtatataagaaagaagcaaataaggtggacaaatcaaaaaagtcaggggccggcactgaccaggtatatgtttctcccttgtggtatttcaatctcctggaattcacaagggaccaggagctaccacgaatgatggaaagctcctaccaaagaaacgtagacctggaagcagacattgaaaacgatgacatcccgatcgatgacaacacctccgctgttgtagat aaccctcagacagatatggtgaggccccaattgaatgagaaccccaccacatcgagcgagcctattgtggaggataatgaggcacctgcaccctctggtgaaatgcggcgaagacagttacgcaaaaagaaggccaacacccctgtgacatcggctgaattttattctttggcaacccaactgctatcacagccaaaaagcaccccagtcgatagctttgccgcatttgcatcggacagactctgcaaattggattccacacagagggagcaagccgaaagactgatgttggaagtcctaagaaaggcaggccgaggagaactggatgacaatgacacgatatgcaagaAGAACCAGTCCCATGATTCTAatacatggattcctcgccagcccctgcaaagtacaccgaacaggatgcatccaccacgcttgcagcttgaccaccccccacagtatccccccccacagtatccccccccacagtttccccccccacattatcccaggtattcaaatgattcatttttaagccaactgtcatctcccacccggcctgaatatgtccaccaatatgaagacggccactaa